Below is a genomic region from Parageobacillus toebii NBRC 107807.
AAAGGAAGGAAAGATAAATGAAGCCATAGCCATTATCGAACGGCTCATCGAACAAGATGTCCGCAATGAAGAACTATATGACACGTATATTCAAGCATTTTTGCATACTATCAAAGGATTAGTACAGATTAGCGAACGGCTGCGTAAATGGAAGCTGGAAAACAACGATAAAAGTTTGGTGTACATGTATGTCGCTTCTTCTCTTTCCTCGTATGTCATGAGCGCACAGCGTCAGGAAGAGGAAGGTTCGCTCGCGAAACGAATATGGACGCGGGCAAAAGCATGGACGAAACAGTTTTTCTCGGCTGCTTCCGTCATCGATTTATATGAAACAGCGATTCGTCTAGACCGCGGCAATATGGAAGCGTATGAGCGCCTCGCTGAGTTTTACGAAGCGGGGGAGTTGTTCGATGATGCGATGAAAACGCTTCGTAAAGCGTTAAAATACGAATGGAATGCGGAGGTCGCGCGAAAGCTTGTCATGCTGCTAGTCAATGCGGACAGCAGCAAGTTAAGAAAAGAAGCAAAAGAGTGGATCGAGCGGCTTTTGGAGGAGCAACCAAACGATTTGTCGATGCTGGAGTTAAAGGCGTTATTGCTTCTCGATGATGGGCAGGAAGAGAAAGCGGAGCGTATCTTTCTTTCATTAATCGAAACCGATCCGCTGCTATATCGCAGTATTTTGGCGTTAGGAACACTGTATAATGACAAGCAGCGCTATGACGAAGCGATTCATGTGCTTGCGAACGGTCTTTGCCATCATCCGAACGATCCAGAGTTGATGAGTGAGTTGGCGCGGGCATATGATGAACGTGGACAAACAGAAAAGGCGCTTTCGGTAGTGGAAGAATGGCTTCGTTTCGATGAAGTGGATTTATCGGCACATTACCAACGGGCGTGTTATTTGGCCAAGCTCGGACGAATGCAAGAAGCGGAAGCCGAACTAGCGTATATCCTTGACGAAGATGAAACTGGTTATTTTTCTAAATTGGCAAAAGAAGAGAAATTATTTGCATCCTTCATGCGGCCATAAATCGAGAAAACGCCTTGTGAAAAGTTGGCATCACTTGAACAAATATTTTTCTTTTCTTTCTCGGTGGAATTTGCTATGGTTAGTACGAGAAAGTTTTCCCGATAGAAAAGAGGTGGGAGAGTGGAAGCACCCTTCGATTTGCTGACGTATGTGTCGCTTGTCAGTGCACTGCTTGTTGTGATGCGATGTTATATCACCGAATACCGGCAAACGAAAGCTTTTTTATATGACGTTACACTTGCACGTGCAGAGCGGGAAAAAGATCACGTATATTTTACGCGTGCTATGATCCCTCTCCGCCGAATTTTCACGCCGCAAAAGCAGAAAATTCCTGTACGGGAACATTCCTATCAATCCGATGAAGAAGGAAGGAGACCTCTTTTATTCTTCGCACATTGATGAAACAATAAGGAGGTCTCTTATGAAAAAATGGATTTTTACATTACTAGGAATGGTTGTTTTATTAAGCGGATGCAATCGCAATGCGCCGATTGACGAACATAGCCAAGGTATTTGGGATCATTATTTTGTTTACCCAATGTCGAAATTGCTTTTAATACTTGGGCATCTATTTGGAGATAACTATGGGATTGCCATCATTGTGTTAACGTTAATCGTTCGTTTTTGTTTGTTGCCGCTGATCTTAAAGCAATATAAAACAACGATTGCGATGCAAAAGCTTCGTCCGGAATTGCAAAAACTCCAAGAGAAATATAAAGGCAATGATATCGAGACACAACGAAAACTCCAGAAGGAAATGATGCAGCTATATCAAAAACATGGCATTCATCCTGCGAGCGGCTGCTTGCCGGTGTTTATTCAAATGCCGATTTTTATGGCACTCTATTACGCAATTTCACGCACCCAAGAAATTAAGCTCCATTCGTTTTTATGGGTGCAGCTCGGCCATCGCGATCCTTACTTCATTTTGCCGATTTTGGCAAGCCTCGCGACATTCATCTCGGTGCGGTTGTCGCCATCAATGACGGAACAACAAATGCCGCAAATGGCGATGATGTCATATATCATGCCGATTATGATTTTTATCGGGGCAAATTCCGTTCCGTCCGCACTATCTTTGTACTGGGTTGTCGGCGGCTGCTTCTCGATCATTCAATCATTGATTTTACGTACACAACTAAAAGCGGTCAAAGCCGCAGAAAATGGATAGACAAGATAAACAGCCCCGCCGCTTTCTATGTAAGGAAGGCGGCGGGTTTTTATTTGGTCTATCGCCTTACACGTATTGATGCTATCTATATATTATTACCTTTTCTTCTGTATTTTTCTATTTTTTGTTTAGGTTTTCTGATCATTCTCTTTACCGCCATCGTTCCCCGCATGAAAAAGCTTGTTCCATAAACAAGGCAATTTTCGAAGGAACTTTGACATGTTTACCGTAGCAGAATAATAGATAATAATGTTGACGAAAAGGAGGATATAGAAGAACAAATAAAGGTTTTAGGCAATGTTCTGAAAGTATTTTGGACACTTAGTTTGAAAGATCGATTCCCGGAACGGAATATAGTCGTGGAAGTGTTTGAAGAAGATGAC
It encodes:
- the yidC gene encoding membrane protein insertase YidC, whose product is MKKWIFTLLGMVVLLSGCNRNAPIDEHSQGIWDHYFVYPMSKLLLILGHLFGDNYGIAIIVLTLIVRFCLLPLILKQYKTTIAMQKLRPELQKLQEKYKGNDIETQRKLQKEMMQLYQKHGIHPASGCLPVFIQMPIFMALYYAISRTQEIKLHSFLWVQLGHRDPYFILPILASLATFISVRLSPSMTEQQMPQMAMMSYIMPIMIFIGANSVPSALSLYWVVGGCFSIIQSLILRTQLKAVKAAENG